The genomic region ATGGCCGTGCTCACCTACCTGTCGTCCCGCTGAAAAAAGTTCGGCGGTGGATGTCGAGGACGTCCCGCCGGCCTCGTCTCCCGGGTGAGAGCAACACTTCGGGTGTTTCGAACGGATGGAGACTGTGATGACGAAGTTCCTGCTGATCGTGGATTACAACAGTGGCGTGATCGAGACCCCGATGGACGAGTGGTCGCCGGAGGACGTGAAGGCGCACATGGACTACTACATCCGGCTCAACGACGAGCTGCGGCAGTCCGGGGAGCTGGTCGGCGGCGAGTCGCTGACCGGGCCTGAGCTGGCGAAGTCGGTGACGTCGGACGGGATCTCCGCGCCGGTCGTCACGGACGGGCCGTTCCTGGAGTCGAAGGAGCTGCTGGCCGGCTTCCAGGTGATCGACGTGGAGTCGGAGGAACGCGCCATCGAGATCGCCGCCCTCGTCTCCGCGGTCCCCGGCCCCGGTGGTGTCCCTTCGCAGCAGCCGATCGGCGTCCGGCGCGTGATGGACGAGGCCGACTTCCAGGAGCTCAACCCCCTGGGCTGAGCACAGCGCGACGTACTACGTCCGTCGTCGCCGCTGCAGCTCGCGGGTGAACCTTTCGATGGAGAGACTGGGCGGCCGTGCCGACCCTGAGCTTGATCACCGCAGTCCATCCGCTGGGCGCCGATTTCCTGGCCGAAACCATCGCGCAGGTCACCGAGCAGAAGTTGCCGGCCGACTGGTCGGTGGAGTGGCTCGTGCAGGAGGACGGCACCGATCCGAGACTGCGGCGTCACTTCGACGGCGTACCGGCGGTCAGCTTCGAGGCGAACAACGGGCAGTACGGTCCCGCGCTGACCAGGAACATCGCACTGACGCGGGCCACCGGTGAGCTGACCGGCGTGCTCGATCAGGACGACGTCCTGCTGCCGGGGGCCCTGGCCCAGCTGATCGGCCATTTCGACGTCCCGCGGATCGTTTGGGCCGCGGGACAGGCCGACGACCTGCTGCCCGACGGCAGCCGGCGAGCGTACGAGTCGGCGTTGCCCGCCGGGGTCCTCGAACCAGGTGTCGTCAACGACTGGGCGGTCGAGCACGGCGGGGTGTGGCCGATCCAGTTCGCCGGCCTGATGGTCCGTACCCAAGCACTGCGCGCAGTCGGCGGCTGG from Kribbella flavida DSM 17836 harbors:
- a CDS encoding glycosyltransferase, which produces MPTLSLITAVHPLGADFLAETIAQVTEQKLPADWSVEWLVQEDGTDPRLRRHFDGVPAVSFEANNGQYGPALTRNIALTRATGELTGVLDQDDVLLPGALAQLIGHFDVPRIVWAAGQADDLLPDGSRRAYESALPAGVLEPGVVNDWAVEHGGVWPIQFAGLMVRTQALRAVGGWGTGPGHEDNTLFVALSEYCAGYNDPSVLWLYRQHAAQMTQHSGPYRRGDGKVMALQRLHALRHPTAPPLRHEDVSFLEAAPGQKFASGWWHSG
- a CDS encoding YciI family protein is translated as MTKFLLIVDYNSGVIETPMDEWSPEDVKAHMDYYIRLNDELRQSGELVGGESLTGPELAKSVTSDGISAPVVTDGPFLESKELLAGFQVIDVESEERAIEIAALVSAVPGPGGVPSQQPIGVRRVMDEADFQELNPLG